Proteins encoded in a region of the Neoarius graeffei isolate fNeoGra1 chromosome 3, fNeoGra1.pri, whole genome shotgun sequence genome:
- the LOC132882783 gene encoding bifunctional UDP-N-acetylglucosamine 2-epimerase/N-acetylmannosamine kinase-like, which translates to MVSLDGPECSCGNHGCVEAYASGLALQQEAKRLHDEDMLLVEGMSLNNKEQVNASHLIQAARLGNSKAEGVLRTASTALGVAVVNILHTVNPSLVVLSGVLSQYYKSPVTNFIKQRALSSTREVKVMVSDLDSPALLGAASMVLDYTTRRTY; encoded by the exons ATGGTGTCTCTGGATGGACCGGAGTGTTCCTGTGGGAATCACGGCTGCGTCGAGGCCTACGCATCCGGGTTAGCGCTGCAGCAAGAGGCGAAGAGGCTGCACgatg AGGATATGCTGCTGGTGGAGGGAATGAGTTTGAACAACAAGGAACAAGTGAACGCATCGCATCTCATCCAGGCTGCTCGCCTCGGAAACAGTAAAGCAGAGGGAGTGCTCCGGACAG cgagTACAGCTCTCGGTGTTGCGGTCGTGAACATCCTGCACACAGTAAACCCGTCTCTGGTGGTTCTGTCTGGTGTTCTGTCTCAGTACTACAAGAGTCCTGTCACAAACTTCATCAAGCAGCGCGCCCTCTCCTCCACCAGGGAAGTGAAGGTCATGGTCTCTGACCTTGACAGCCCCGCCCTGCTGGGTGCCGCCAGCATGGTCCTAGACTACACCACACGCCGCACCTACTGA